The following DNA comes from bacterium.
GAAGGAGCTGCTGGTGGAGATTAAAGGGCAAGTGGATCATAGCCGTCTACAAAGCAATCAGCTCAATCCCAAAGAGGTTGAAAAGTTTGAAACCATTTATAGTAAGCTTATTGAGAAAGGATTAGAGGTCAATCACCCTCCTCCCCAGGAGCAGGTGCCAAAAAAGAAAAGAGGCAAGGTCAAGCAATCTCCCCCTAAAAACCTCCTTGACCGATTAAAGGAGCACAAACAGCAGGTGCTGACCTTTATGTATGACTTCCGTGTACCTTTTGATAACAATCAGGGAGAAAGGGATGTCCGGATGGTGAAAGTCAAGCAGAAAGTGTCAGGTTCTTTCCGAACACGAGAAAGAGCAGATAATTTCTGTTGTAGTCGTAGTTATATCTCTACAGTAAGGAAAAATAGTCTCAGGGTCATCGATGCTATCAAAGATGCTTTCAAGGGAGTTCTCTTTATCCCCTCCCTCGTCGAATAAATCTCAATGAATCTCTATATCCAGGCTGAGTAGTTACGAATTTTTAAAAAAACGCACCGCGTTCCTCAAAATAAGATAAAAAATTGCAGGATTATGTCATTGTCTTCACCTTGACGATGAAAAGTTACATTCTCCAGGCATACCTATCTCCTCACACCTGGCGATTAGCGGTGTATCAGGGAGCCAGGGATAGCCAATATGCCTATACCGGCAATGGATTCAGTACCCGATACAGCCGTAGCAGATGAAGTGATCATAGTCTAAGTCCTTGATGTTGAGCTCGATCTTGGCCCGCTTATTGTAGTCTTCCCACACCTCTTCGGGGGCTCATATCCAGTTGGTTATGGCAAATGATCTGATAGCGCCATCTGGGAAAGAGAATCCCCTGGCCGTTATCCTCATGACCTGCTAACTTTTTTACTGCTACAAAATCACGGGGATGTTCCCAGTTATGCAGGCAGAAGGAGAAGGATGCTCCATAGATAGTAAGGTCAGGGTCTCAGGATCAGGATAGGCACAGATACCAAGCTTTTTCTTCAGTACATCGTCCAGGTTTAATGCCCGGCTGCTCTCGATGCGATCATAACCCAGGATATTCTGCACAATCAAAATATGTACCTGCTCTTTCGAAATCCCCGGCAGACCAATCACATGCACAAAATCCACCAAAAACTGTGGACCCAGTGCAGAAAGGGTCGCATTTTTGTCATCTGCTCTATAGGTGAAGTCTGATAATTGGAGTTGCTTGGTGAGCTTTGCCTTATCTTTTTTTTCCTGCCGCTCTTGTGCTCTTCTTACTTGTCGTGATATACTCATTGTCGGGCTCCTTTCAAGGTTTACTTAACGATTTCAATATCATACCTGATCGGAGCCCTCTCTGCAACAAATTATTTTAGATTTGTTCTATTATTTCAAATAATTATCCTGCTGCCTCTGGTTTCAGGTTTAAATGATCATAATTGTCAAAAATAAAGATTTGACCCCAATATTCCAGGAGGCTCTGGAGAAGCTGATTTGCCTCATGTGCCCGGCAATTGAAACCTTTCAGATAACCAAAAAGTTCTATCAGACAAGGCGCTTGCGGGATTTGCTCTCTGCTCCCTTCTCCTGGAAGGAGATTTGTGCCCTTCAGGGCGTGTCCCTGAAGGTTAACCAGGGGGAAGTATTCTGCCTGCTGGGGCCAAACGGGGCCGGAAAGACAACCCTTATCAAGATTCTCTGCACCCTGATGCTGCCGACCGAAGGCCGTGCCCTGGTCAATGGGCTCGATGTAACTGCCAGCCCCGGTGAGGTGAGGCGGGCCATCGGCTATGTCATCAGCGAGGAGCGCAGTTTTTACTGGCGGCTCACTGCCTGGCAGAACCTGAAATTTTTCGGCATCCTGAATAATATTCCGGCCACGGAACTGGATCGGCGGATTACCAGTGTGCTGAAGCTCGTTGACCTTGAGGGGAAGGCACAGACCCTGTTCAAGGATTTCTCCCTGGGGATGAAGCAGAGACTGGCTATTGCCCGCGCCCTTTTGACCGATCCGCTCATCCTGTTTATGGATGAGCCCACCCGCTCCCTGGACCCTGCCAGTGCCGACTCCCTGAGACGCTTCATCCGGAGGCAGATCGTTGACCGGGAGGGCAAAACCGTTTTTCTGGCTACCCACAATCTGAAGGAAGTCGAAGAGATCGGCCACCGCATGGCCATCATTCACGGGGGGAAGGTCAAAGCCTGCGGCACTCCGGCGGAGATGCATCCCGTGCTTGAGCGGCTGGACCGATATGTGATCCGCTTACAGGCACTTCCCTCTGACTTTATCGGGAGATTGAACCGGCAGCTTGGAGGAAGGATCGGCATCCGGGTGATTACCGGAACAGGGCAGGACTCAAATGGGGCAGGGCAGGGGACGGCAGGGCAGGGAGCAGCAGGGCAGGGGGCCGAACTGGAGGTCAGCCTTGGTGAGGCAGACGGACACGACCGGCTGGAAATCCCGGATGTGATCTCCTGTATGGTCGCTCTGGGTGCCCGCATAGAAGGCTGCCTGAAAAAGGAAATCCCGCTTTATGAAATCTACTCAGTCTATACCAGGGGTGAATAGAGCAGGGGAGGGGGGCAGACAAACGTGTGTATGGTGAAGATTATCAGACAATTGAGCGGAGCAGCGGCGGCATGAGTTTTCCCAGAAAGGCCCTGGCCTTTATCCGGCGAGATTTCATTGAGGAGACGAGCTATAAGTTTTCCTTCTTTCTCCAGTTCTTTAGCATCTTCATCTCGGTCATGGTTTACTATTTTATTGCCAGACTCTTTGGAGCAGCGGCCGTTCCCTACCTGAAGCCCTATGGCGGAGACTATTTCTCCTTTGTCCTGATCGGCGTGGCTTTCACCAACTATCTGGAGATCGCCCTGCACAGTTTTTCCTCCAGCATCAGAAACGCCCAGATGACCGGCACCCTGGAAGCTGTTCTGGTTACCCAGACCGAGATACCGACCATCATTGTTTCTTCCGCGCTCTACAGCTTTATCTGGACCTCGTTCCGGGTTATCGTTTACCTGATGATCGGCATCTTCCTGTTCAAGGTCAATATCAGTCAGGCAAATTTTGCCGGTGCAGCCGTGATTCTGCTCCTGACCATTACCACCTTCAGCAGTATCGGCATCATCTCGGCCAGTTTCATTATGGTTCTGAAGAAAGGGGACCCGGTGGCCAGCATATTTTCAGGCCTGTCCTGGTTTCTGGGCGGGGTGTATTACCCGATTGCGGTCCTGCCGTCCTGGCTCAGGAGATTTTCGTATATCATCCCGCTGACCTATTCTCTTGAGGGGATGCGGTTTGCCCTGCTCAAGGGCTACTCCCTGAAAGAGCTGAGCCCGAATATCATGGGCCTGGGACTTTTCTCGATGATCATGCTGCCCTTCAGCATCCTTGGCTTTCGCCTGGCCGTAAACAAGGCCAAGCGGGACGGCAGCCTTACGCATTATTAAAAAATTTTAACCACGAAACACACGAAACACACGAAAGTATTTTATAAAACAATTCTTTCTATTTGTACCTTGGGGTAGTGCCCAAAGTTTACCAGCAGGCCAAGGCGCAGACCTGTTGCTTTCAGGTAATTAAAAACCTGTGCTTTGTGCTCATCTGCAAGTTCTTTTACCGCCTTTAATTCGATTCCTTGAATAGCGTAACATTCCTCCCTGTAAAGAATCTTTTTTTCGTGTATTTCGTGTGTTTCGTGGTTCATACAAGCTTTTTGCCTGTCGTCTAGACGGTCATCTTCATGATTATCCAGTTCTTGCCCTGGGTGTGGATCAGGGCATACCTGCCCGTAAGTCGCTGGCCGCTCAGTTCGAAGACGATCTTTTTTCCGCTCCGCTCTTCCAGCCGGTATTCTCCCCGGTCCCAGATTTCGACTGTGCCTGCGCCGTAATTGCCTTCAGGAATGATGCCTTCAAAGGAGATGTAGTCCAGGGGGTGATCCTCGGTCTCGACTGCCAGCCGTTTGATTTTGGGTTCATCAGGCACGCCTTTGGGCACGGCCCAGCTTTTCAGGACTCCATCCATCTCCAGCCGGAAATCGTAGTGAAGATGGGTGGCCTGATGCCTGTGCACCACGAATCGCAGCCGTGCAGGGTCGCTGATCTGCTGATCGCCCGCGGGTTCCGGCGTGGCCGGGAAATTCCTTTTCTTTCGGTATTCATCCAGGGAGATAAGCCTCACCTCCTGCTTTTCTCAAGTGCCTCCGGGCTTCTCCGGCTGCTTATTTCCGTTCCTTAAGGGCTTGCACAAACTCGATGATTTCATTGGTGCCGTCGATATTTCCCAGGGCCATGATGTGAATCCCGTTGACATACGGGTATATCTGCTGGATAAGCTCACAGGCGATCCTGACACCGGCCTTACCATCCTGCCGCAGCCTGTCCATGACCTGTTCCGGGATATCGACCCCGGCCACGTTTTTTTGCATGTACTCGGCCATCTTCAAGCCCTTGAGAGGCATAATACCCAGAATTACCGGCACCTGCAGGGGGCTCATCTCCTGCATGAAAGCAATGGCCTTCTCGGCATCATAGACCGGCTGGGTCTGGAAAAAATGCGCACCGGCCTGTATTTTATCCTGAACTCTTCTGAATTCGATCTCCCTGTTTCTGGCCGAAGGTGCTGCGGTGGCGGAAATGGTAAAATCCGTGCAGCCGCCAAATTCCTTTTCATTATAATCGACCCCGCGGTTCATGTTTCTGATGAGGGAGATCAGCCCCAGGGTGTCGAGGTCATAGACAGGTTTCGATGGATACGGCCCATGCTGAGGGCCATCTCCCGTAGTCGGCAGAATGAAGCGAATCCCCAGGGCATGAGCGCCGAGAAGGTCTGCCTGAGTACCCAGGAGGCTCCGGTCCCGGCAGGTAAAATGGGGGATAGTCTCAATCCCCAGCTCGGTCTGAACGATATGCGACAGGGCAATCGAGTTGATCCGCAGATTGGCCATAGGACAATCATGAATGTTGACTGCATCAAGGGGCAGATATCTGCGTGCCTTCTCTAACGTTTCCTCGACATTCACCCCATTGGTAGGGCCCAGCTCGGTGGTGATTACAAATTGCTTTCCCAGTTTCTCTTTAAAGCTCATTCCCGCTGACTCCTTCTAAGCGTGGGTTATGCCTTCGACCCACTGGCCGTAACAGGCATTGAGAGAACTTTCCAGGGTACGGAGCGACTCTTCCACCAGATGACGAAAGTCCTTGTCGATCTTGAGATATTCTTTGTGTAGATCCTTCAGGAGATTGTCTTTGGCAATTCGGAGGTCCTTCATGGCCTTCTCCAGTTCAAGAGAATAGGCATCGACAA
Coding sequences within:
- a CDS encoding ABC transporter ATP-binding protein — protein: MTPIFQEALEKLICLMCPAIETFQITKKFYQTRRLRDLLSAPFSWKEICALQGVSLKVNQGEVFCLLGPNGAGKTTLIKILCTLMLPTEGRALVNGLDVTASPGEVRRAIGYVISEERSFYWRLTAWQNLKFFGILNNIPATELDRRITSVLKLVDLEGKAQTLFKDFSLGMKQRLAIARALLTDPLILFMDEPTRSLDPASADSLRRFIRRQIVDREGKTVFLATHNLKEVEEIGHRMAIIHGGKVKACGTPAEMHPVLERLDRYVIRLQALPSDFIGRLNRQLGGRIGIRVITGTGQDSNGAGQGTAGQGAAGQGAELEVSLGEADGHDRLEIPDVISCMVALGARIEGCLKKEIPLYEIYSVYTRGE
- a CDS encoding ABC transporter permease, with the protein product MYGEDYQTIERSSGGMSFPRKALAFIRRDFIEETSYKFSFFLQFFSIFISVMVYYFIARLFGAAAVPYLKPYGGDYFSFVLIGVAFTNYLEIALHSFSSSIRNAQMTGTLEAVLVTQTEIPTIIVSSALYSFIWTSFRVIVYLMIGIFLFKVNISQANFAGAAVILLLTITTFSSIGIISASFIMVLKKGDPVASIFSGLSWFLGGVYYPIAVLPSWLRRFSYIIPLTYSLEGMRFALLKGYSLKELSPNIMGLGLFSMIMLPFSILGFRLAVNKAKRDGSLTHY
- a CDS encoding DNA polymerase ligase N-terminal domain-containing protein, producing the protein MRLISLDEYRKKRNFPATPEPAGDQQISDPARLRFVVHRHQATHLHYDFRLEMDGVLKSWAVPKGVPDEPKIKRLAVETEDHPLDYISFEGIIPEGNYGAGTVEIWDRGEYRLEERSGKKIVFELSGQRLTGRYALIHTQGKNWIIMKMTV
- a CDS encoding methylenetetrahydrofolate reductase: MSFKEKLGKQFVITTELGPTNGVNVEETLEKARRYLPLDAVNIHDCPMANLRINSIALSHIVQTELGIETIPHFTCRDRSLLGTQADLLGAHALGIRFILPTTGDGPQHGPYPSKPVYDLDTLGLISLIRNMNRGVDYNEKEFGGCTDFTISATAAPSARNREIEFRRVQDKIQAGAHFFQTQPVYDAEKAIAFMQEMSPLQVPVILGIMPLKGLKMAEYMQKNVAGVDIPEQVMDRLRQDGKAGVRIACELIQQIYPYVNGIHIMALGNIDGTNEIIEFVQALKERK